A window from Rhinoraja longicauda isolate Sanriku21f chromosome 26, sRhiLon1.1, whole genome shotgun sequence encodes these proteins:
- the sarm1 gene encoding NAD(+) hydrolase SARM1 isoform X2, producing MLSQTRRKKPAASPPSPERVSAQDLREALSALRQDRTEEGKRTHLAYIHHLVKEAWQLPGRGREVASALCREIRLQGALELLLDMMQSRGTDTRYEAGKLLEQVLITENRDRLARTGLPAILQLSMEREDGVQAAIVSGVLQHMFKQSEVTSHLLITNGGLDFILYWCRSKDATILRHCATALANCAMHGGHANQRLMVEKKAADWLFPLAFAKDKTVQFHACLAITVLATNKEIEREVERSGTLDLVEPFIASLQPEGFMQSWLDSSENSQGRTACELQRLVQLLDSSRVEAQCVAAFYLCVEAALKAQQNKTQIFHEVGAAQSLKRIVSYSGHSTTSTLAKKALCLMGEDIPRRLSPNVPNWKPVEVQTWLQQVGFATYCERFWDLQVDGDLLLLVSDLELKEDVGIPSSITRRRFIRELSELKTNANYSTCDPSSLSDWLGSVDPHFRQYTYNLVHCGIGKGTLSGVTEEQLLSDCRIENGIHRARIFATGQEMLSNLPLSRVEPNDGSPDVFVSYRRSTGSQLASLLKVHLQLRGVSVFIDVEKLEAGTFEDKLVQSVRRARNFLLVLSANALDKCMGDLELKDWVHKEIVLAMSCNKNIVPIIDQFSWPDPSLLPEDMRDILKFNGVQWVHEYQDASVEKILRFLQARNNGALPESGVFS from the exons ATGCTGAGCCAGACCCGGCGCAAGAAGCCGGCGGCGAGCCCGCCCAGCCCGGAGCGGGTGTCGGCTCAAGACCTGCGGGAGGCTCTGTCGGCCCTGCGGCAGGATCGCACGGAGGAGGGGAAGCGCACACACCTGGCCTACATCCACCACTTGGTGAAGGAGGCCTGGCAGCTGCCGGGCCGGGGCCGGGAGGTGGCGTCCGCGCTGTGCCGGGAGATCCGGCTGCAGGGAGCGCTGGAGCTGCTCTTAGACATGATGCAGTCCCGGGGCACCGACACCCGCTACGAGGCGGGGAAACTGCTGGAGCAAGTGCTCATCACAGAGAACAG GGACCGCTTGGCCCGCACAGGCCTGCCCGCCATCTTGCAGCTGTCGATGGAGAGGGAGGACGGCGTGCAGGCGGCCATCGTGTCCGGCGTGCTGCAGCACATGTTCAAGCAGTCCGAGGTGACCTCGCATCTCCTCATCACCAACGGCGGCCTGGACTTCATCCTCTACTGGTGCCGCAGCAAGGATGCCACCATCCTGCGGCACTGCGCCACCGCCCTCGCCAACTGCGCCATGCATGGCGGCCACGCCAACCAGCGGCTAATGGTGGAGAAGAAGGCCGCCGACTGGCTCTTCCCCCTGGCCTTTGCCAAGGACAAGACGGTGCAGTTCCACGCATGCCTGGCCATCACCGTGTTGGCCACCAACAAGGAGAtcgagagggaggtggagaggtcgGGCACCTTGGACCTGGTGGAGCCGTTCATCGCCTCCTTGCAGCCCGAGGGGTTTATGCAGAGCTGGCTGGACAGCTCGGAGAACTCGCAGGGACGCACGGCTTGTGAGCTGCAACGCCTGGTGCAGCTCCTCGACAGCTCCAGGGTAGAGGCGCAGTGCGTCGCCGCATTCTACCTCTGTGTCGAGGCTGCACTGAAGGCTCAGCAGAACAAGACGCAG ATCTTCCATGAGGTGGGAGCGGCGCAGAGCTTGAAGCGGATCGTGAGTTACTCGGGCCACTCCACCACCTCCACGTTGGCCAAGAAGGCCTTGTGCCTGATGGGGGAGGACATCCCGCGGAGACTCTCCCCCAACGTCCCCAACTGGAAGCCAGTGGAGGTGCAGACCTGGCTGCAGCAGGTCGGATTTGCCACCTACTGCGAGAGGTTCTGG GACCTGCAAGTTGATGGGGACCTCCTGCTGTTGGTTTCTGACTTGGAATTAAAGGAAGACGTGGGCATACCATCCAGTATCACTCGAAGAAG GTTTATCCGGGAACTGAGTGAGTTGAAGACCAATGCCAATTACTCCACCTGTGACCCCAGCAGCCTGTCGGACTGGTTGGGCAGTGTCGACCCCCACTTTCGGCAGTACACCTACAACCTAGTGCACTGCGGCATTGGGAAGGGAACTTTATCTGGCGTGACAGAGGAACAACTACTATCGGACTGCCGGATTGAGAACGGAATTCACCGGGCTCGGATCTTTGCCACCGGACAGG AAATGCTGTCCAATTTGCCCCTGTCCCGCGTTGAACCCAACGATGGAAGTCCCGACGTCTTCGTCAGTTACCGGAGGTCCACGGGATCGCAGCTGGCCAG CCTCCTGAAGGTTCACCTGCAGCTCCGTGGCGTCAGCGTCTTCATCGACGTGGAGAAGCTGGAGGCGGGCACGTTCGAGGACAAGCTGGTGCAGAGCGTGAGGCGAGCTAGGAACTTCCTGCTGGTGCTCTCGGCCAACGCTCTGGACAAGTGCATGGgcgacctggagctgaaggactGGGTGCACAAG GAGATCGTCCTTGCAATGTCCTGCAACAAGAACATTGTCCCCATCATTGACCAGTTCTCCTGGCCGGACCCCAGCCTGCTCCCTGAGGATATGAGAGACATCCTCAAGTTCAATGGCGTGCA GTGGGTTCACGAGTACCAGGACGCCAGTGTCGAGAAGATCCTGCGGTTCCTGCAAGCCCGGAACAACGGTGCGCTGCCCGAGAGTGGCGTGTTCTCCTGA
- the sarm1 gene encoding NAD(+) hydrolase SARM1 isoform X1 yields the protein MLSQTRRKKPAASPPSPERVSAQDLREALSALRQDRTEEGKRTHLAYIHHLVKEAWQLPGRGREVASALCREIRLQGALELLLDMMQSRGTDTRYEAGKLLEQVLITENRDRLARTGLPAILQLSMEREDGVQAAIVSGVLQHMFKQSEVTSHLLITNGGLDFILYWCRSKDATILRHCATALANCAMHGGHANQRLMVEKKAADWLFPLAFAKDKTVQFHACLAITVLATNKEIEREVERSGTLDLVEPFIASLQPEGFMQSWLDSSENSQGRTACELQRLVQLLDSSRVEAQCVAAFYLCVEAALKAQQNKTQIFHEVGAAQSLKRIVSYSGHSTTSTLAKKALCLMGEDIPRRLSPNVPNWKPVEVQTWLQQVGFATYCERFWDLQVDGDLLLLVSDLELKEDVGIPSSITRRRFIRELSELKTNANYSTCDPSSLSDWLGSVDPHFRQYTYNLVHCGIGKGTLSGVTEEQLLSDCRIENGIHRARIFATGQGHVTSCLAEMLSNLPLSRVEPNDGSPDVFVSYRRSTGSQLASLLKVHLQLRGVSVFIDVEKLEAGTFEDKLVQSVRRARNFLLVLSANALDKCMGDLELKDWVHKEIVLAMSCNKNIVPIIDQFSWPDPSLLPEDMRDILKFNGVQWVHEYQDASVEKILRFLQARNNGALPESGVFS from the exons ATGCTGAGCCAGACCCGGCGCAAGAAGCCGGCGGCGAGCCCGCCCAGCCCGGAGCGGGTGTCGGCTCAAGACCTGCGGGAGGCTCTGTCGGCCCTGCGGCAGGATCGCACGGAGGAGGGGAAGCGCACACACCTGGCCTACATCCACCACTTGGTGAAGGAGGCCTGGCAGCTGCCGGGCCGGGGCCGGGAGGTGGCGTCCGCGCTGTGCCGGGAGATCCGGCTGCAGGGAGCGCTGGAGCTGCTCTTAGACATGATGCAGTCCCGGGGCACCGACACCCGCTACGAGGCGGGGAAACTGCTGGAGCAAGTGCTCATCACAGAGAACAG GGACCGCTTGGCCCGCACAGGCCTGCCCGCCATCTTGCAGCTGTCGATGGAGAGGGAGGACGGCGTGCAGGCGGCCATCGTGTCCGGCGTGCTGCAGCACATGTTCAAGCAGTCCGAGGTGACCTCGCATCTCCTCATCACCAACGGCGGCCTGGACTTCATCCTCTACTGGTGCCGCAGCAAGGATGCCACCATCCTGCGGCACTGCGCCACCGCCCTCGCCAACTGCGCCATGCATGGCGGCCACGCCAACCAGCGGCTAATGGTGGAGAAGAAGGCCGCCGACTGGCTCTTCCCCCTGGCCTTTGCCAAGGACAAGACGGTGCAGTTCCACGCATGCCTGGCCATCACCGTGTTGGCCACCAACAAGGAGAtcgagagggaggtggagaggtcgGGCACCTTGGACCTGGTGGAGCCGTTCATCGCCTCCTTGCAGCCCGAGGGGTTTATGCAGAGCTGGCTGGACAGCTCGGAGAACTCGCAGGGACGCACGGCTTGTGAGCTGCAACGCCTGGTGCAGCTCCTCGACAGCTCCAGGGTAGAGGCGCAGTGCGTCGCCGCATTCTACCTCTGTGTCGAGGCTGCACTGAAGGCTCAGCAGAACAAGACGCAG ATCTTCCATGAGGTGGGAGCGGCGCAGAGCTTGAAGCGGATCGTGAGTTACTCGGGCCACTCCACCACCTCCACGTTGGCCAAGAAGGCCTTGTGCCTGATGGGGGAGGACATCCCGCGGAGACTCTCCCCCAACGTCCCCAACTGGAAGCCAGTGGAGGTGCAGACCTGGCTGCAGCAGGTCGGATTTGCCACCTACTGCGAGAGGTTCTGG GACCTGCAAGTTGATGGGGACCTCCTGCTGTTGGTTTCTGACTTGGAATTAAAGGAAGACGTGGGCATACCATCCAGTATCACTCGAAGAAG GTTTATCCGGGAACTGAGTGAGTTGAAGACCAATGCCAATTACTCCACCTGTGACCCCAGCAGCCTGTCGGACTGGTTGGGCAGTGTCGACCCCCACTTTCGGCAGTACACCTACAACCTAGTGCACTGCGGCATTGGGAAGGGAACTTTATCTGGCGTGACAGAGGAACAACTACTATCGGACTGCCGGATTGAGAACGGAATTCACCGGGCTCGGATCTTTGCCACCGGACAGG GTCATGTCACCTCTTGTCTTGCAGAAATGCTGTCCAATTTGCCCCTGTCCCGCGTTGAACCCAACGATGGAAGTCCCGACGTCTTCGTCAGTTACCGGAGGTCCACGGGATCGCAGCTGGCCAG CCTCCTGAAGGTTCACCTGCAGCTCCGTGGCGTCAGCGTCTTCATCGACGTGGAGAAGCTGGAGGCGGGCACGTTCGAGGACAAGCTGGTGCAGAGCGTGAGGCGAGCTAGGAACTTCCTGCTGGTGCTCTCGGCCAACGCTCTGGACAAGTGCATGGgcgacctggagctgaaggactGGGTGCACAAG GAGATCGTCCTTGCAATGTCCTGCAACAAGAACATTGTCCCCATCATTGACCAGTTCTCCTGGCCGGACCCCAGCCTGCTCCCTGAGGATATGAGAGACATCCTCAAGTTCAATGGCGTGCA GTGGGTTCACGAGTACCAGGACGCCAGTGTCGAGAAGATCCTGCGGTTCCTGCAAGCCCGGAACAACGGTGCGCTGCCCGAGAGTGGCGTGTTCTCCTGA